The Maylandia zebra isolate NMK-2024a linkage group LG7, Mzebra_GT3a, whole genome shotgun sequence genome contains a region encoding:
- the LOC101486065 gene encoding Golgi apparatus membrane protein TVP23 homolog A: MADATEDVELDFAADEQERARRSAVIRHPMASFFHLFFRVVAIVVYLLCEWISKSFASCFVLIIALLSFDFWSVKNVTGRLLVGLRWWNQIDEDGKSLWVFEAKKSRNSNTGTEAEERIFWLGLIICPLIWTFFFFTSLFSLKIKWLSVVVASISLQAANLYGYLRCKAGGQDGHPPDNRSFTGQQLPQRPDIIFGIL, from the exons ATGGCGGATGCAACTGAGGATGTCGAGCTGGACTTTGCAGCTGACGAGCAGGAGAGGGCGCGGAGAAGCGCAGTCATAAG ACACCCCATGGCCTCCTTTTTCCATTTGTTCTTCCGAGTGGTTGCCATCGTTGTCTATCTGCTGTGTGAGTGGATCAGCAAGAGCTTTGCGTCCTGTTTTGTCCTGATCATAGCTCTGCTCTCGTTTGACTTTTGGTCTGTGAAG AATGTGACCGGCCGTCTGCTGGTGGGGCTGCGCTGGTGGAATCAGATTGACGAGGATGGAAAGAGCCTCTGGGTATTTGAGGCCAAAAAA TCCCGGAATAGTAACACTGGAACTGAAGCAGAGGAAAGGATATTCTGGCTGGGCCTTATCATCTGTCCTCTCATCTggactttcttcttcttcacctccCTCTTCTCTCTGAAGATTAAATGGCTG TCTGTGGTGGTAGCTAGCATTTCCCTCCAAGCTGCTAACCTTTATGGCTACCTACGCTGCAAGGCAGGCGGGCAGGATGGCCATCCTCCAGACAACCGCTCTTTCACGGGACAGCAGCTCCCCCAGCGT cCAGATATCATCTTTGGAATATTATAA
- the polg gene encoding DNA polymerase subunit gamma-1 isoform X2, with amino-acid sequence MLHVLRCPLKRTRISLQWMSLRGFCSTKPHILQGEDSTQTRLNPLNIQMLSKGLHEQIFRGLEPEYREEAVQRSIRHLQKHQLWGKDTSLLPDVDLKLPKMYGNDIDEHFCHLAQTQSLPYLEAATKLKLADLPPMPQEWSWEVGWTRYGPTGESQKVDFPDESALVFDVEVCTTEGQCPTLAVAVSPTNWYSWCSKRLIEERYSWSNHLTLADLIPLETPFNSARPPGGKWKERLIVGHNVSFDRAHIKEQYLLKGSKVRFMDTMSLHMAISGLTGFQRTLWMASKLGKKRGLQEVKEHIKKAGKKHKGPMIGSWDWVNISSINNLADVHALYVGGPPLQKEARETFVKGSMTDVRNNFQELMQYCALDVKATHEVFTEQLPLFMERCPHPVTLAGMLEMGVSYLPVNQNWGRYLEDSQDVYEELQREMKKSLMILADDACQLLENDRYKEDPWLWDLDWDVQEFKQKKVAASKKKGSKKADDKQIATPLPDWEEDPGPPSEEEMEGPRPSRLAVENLKETVNRLPKRRQHLPAHPGWYRKLCEKMSDDSWSPGASLISLQMRLTPKLMGLTWDGFPLHYTEKHGWGYLVPGRRDNLDSQEENAGPVCPHRAIESVYKEYCEQHSKERPDYLDSIPSDDLMLTDSTVWTKVEELSSLESQMEENALRMRKSAEKNKNRSTDPHYMKEGSHCHYHHGNGPYNDVDIPGCWFFKLPHKDGNHNNVGSPFSKDFLSKMEDGTLRAGRGGTNATRALEINKMMSFWRNAHKRISSQMVLWLRKVELPRSVSRHKDFDEEGQYGAILPQVVTAGTVTRRAVEPTWLTASNARRDRVGSELKAMVQVPPGYHLIGADVDSQELWIAAVLGEAHFAGMHGCTAFGWMTLQGKKSEGTDLHSRTADTVGISREHAKVFNYGRIYGAGQPFAERLLMQFNHRLSQTEAASKARQMYALTKGIRRYHLSEDGEWLVNELGIDVEREEDGSVSLQELRRITRVASQSSRRKRWDIVGKRLWAGGTESDMFNKLESIAHSKNPATPVLGCRISRALEPNAVKDEFITSRVNWVVQSSAVDYLHLMLVVMKWLIEEYNIDGRFCISIHDEVRYLVRSEDCYRAALALQITNLLTRSMFAHALGMQDLPQSVAFFSAVDIDQCLRKEVNMDCVTPSNPTGVERKYGLPPGEALDIYQIIDITKGSLNKGR; translated from the exons atgctgcaTGTGTTACGCTGTCCTCTGAAGAGGACTCGTATCTCTTTACAATGGATGAGTCTACGTGGCTTCTGCTCCACCAAGCCTCACATACTTCAGGGCGAGGACTCCACACAAACCCGCCTGAACCCCCTTAACATCCAGATGCTGTCAAAAGGTCTTCACGAACAGATCTTTCGAGGGCTGGAGCCAGAATACAGAGAGGAGGCTGTACAGCGCAGCATAAGGCACTTACAGAAACACCAGCTGTGGGGAAAGGACACCTCACTGTTGCCCGATGTCGACCTGAAACTCCCCAAAATGTATGGCAATGACATTGACGAGCACTTCTGTCACTTGGCCCAGACACAGAGCCTTCCCTACCTTGAGGCTGCCACCAAGCTGAAACTGGCAGATCTACCACCCATGCCTCAGGAATGGAGCTGGGAGGTCGGCTGGACACGCTATGGGCCCACTGGGGAGAGTCAGAAAGTAGATTTTCCAGATGAGTCAGCTCTCGTGTTTGATGTGGAGGTGTGCACAACAGAGGGACAGTGTCCCACTCTGGCTGTTGCTGTTTCTCCAACCAACTG GTACTCATGGTGCAGTAAGCGTCTGATTGAAGAGCGATACTCCTGGTCAAACCACCTGACCCTTGCTGATCTCATTCCGCTAGAGACACCTTTCAACTCTGCTCGCCCTCCAGGGGGTAAATGGAAGGAGAGACTGATTGTGGGCCACAATGTCAGCTTTGACCGGGCTCACATTAAGGAGCAGTACCTATTAAAG GGTTCAAAGGTGCGCTTCATGGACACCATGAGCCTTCACATGGCCATTTCAGGGCTAACCGGCTTCCAGCGCACACTGTGGATGGCCAGTAAGTTGGGTAAAAAGAGGGGTCTTCAGGAGGTCAAGGAACACATTAAGAAAGCTGGGAAGAAACACAAGGGCCCAATG ATCGGCTCCTGGGACTGGGTGAATATTAGCAGCATTAACAACCTGGCTGATGTCCATGCTCTGTATGTGGGAGGGCCGCCACTGCAGAAAGAAGCCAGAGAGACCTTTGTGAAGGGGAGCATGACGGATGTCAGAAACAATTTCCAG GAGTTAATGCAATACTGCGCCCTTGACGTTAAGGCCACACATGAGGTCTTCACAGAGCAGCTGCCCCTCTTCATGGAGAG GTGCCCTCATCCAGTGACGCTTGCAGGGATGCTGGAGATGGGTGTGAGCTACCTTCCTGTCAATCAAAACTGGGGGCGATACCTGGAAGATTCTCAAGATGTTTATGAAGAGCTTCAGAGAGAGATGAAGAAGTCTCTAATGATTCTAGCGGATGATGCATGTCAGCTTCTGGAGAATGACAG ATACAAAGAAGACCCCTGGCTTTGGGATCTTGATTGGGACGTGCAGGAGTTCAAGCAGAAGAAAGTTGCAGCCAGCAAGAAGAAAGGCTCCAAAAAAGCAGATGACAAACAAATCGCCACTCCTCTTCCAGACTGGGAGGAAG ACCCAGGTCCACCATCTGAAGAAGAGATGGAAGGCCCTCGCCCCAGCCGGCTAGCTGTTGAGAACCTAAAAGAAACAGTGAATCGACTTCCAAAGAGAAGGCAGCATCTACCTGCACATCCAGG GTGGTATCGTAAGCTGTGTGAGAAGATGTCTGACGACAGCTGGTCACCTGGAGCCAGTCTGATCAGCCTGCAAATGCGACTGACACCTAAACTGATGGGTTTGACTTGGGATGGTTTCCCCTTGCATTACACAGAGAAACACGGGTGGGGGTATCTGGTACCTGGACGCAGGGATAACCTTGATTCCCAGGAGGAAAACGCCGGGCCCGTGTGTCCCCACAG AGCTATTGAAagtgtgtacaaagagtactgTGAGCAGCATAGCAAGGAGCGACCGGACTATCTGGACTCAATCCCTTCAGATGACCTCATGTTAACAGACAGCACGGTGTGGACAAAG GTGGAGGAATTAAGTTCCCTGGAAAGCCAGATGGAGGAAAACGCCCTCAGAATGAGAAAAAGTGcagagaagaacaaaaacagg TCTACAGATCCACATTATATGAAAGAGGGGAGTCATTGCCATTATCACCATGGAAACGGCCCCTACAATGATGTCGATATACCAGGTTGCTGGTTTTTCAAATTACCTCATAAG GATGGCAATCACAACAATGTCGGCAGTCCGTTCTCCAAGGACTTCCTGTCCAAGATGGAGGATGGCACTCTGAGAGCAGGAAGAGGTGGCACCAATGCAACACGAGCTCTGGAAATCAACAAAATGATGTCTTTCTGGAGGAATGCCCATAAACGTATAAG TTCTCAGATGGTGCTGTGGCTCAGAAAAGTAGAGCTTCCCCGTTCTGTCAGCAg ACACAAAGATTTTGATGAGGAGGGCCAGTATGGTGCCATATTACCTCAGGTCGTTACTGCTGGAACGGTAACACGTAGAGCTGTGGAGCCGACGTGGTTGACTGCCAGTAATGCACGG CGGGATCGGGTAGGCAGTGAGCTAAAGGCCATGGTGCAGGTACCACCTGGATATCACCTGATAGGAGCAGATGTAGATTCACAAGAGTTGTGGATTGCCGCAGTGCTTGGAGAGGCTCACTTTGCAGGCATGCACG GTTGTACAGCATTTGGCTGGATGACCCTCCAGGGAAAAAAGAGTGAAGGCACTGACCTGCACAGCCGTACCGCTGATACTGTGGGCATCAGCCGAGAGCACGCAAAGGTGTTTAACTATGGACGCATATATGGCGCAGGGCAGCCCTTTGCTGAGAGGTTGCTCATGCAGTTCAACCACCGCCTCAGTCAGACAGAAGCTGCCAGTAAGGCCAGACAGATGTATGCCCTAACAAAAGGTATACGCAG ATATCATTTGTCAGAGGACGGCGAGTGGCTGGTGAATGAACTGGGTATAGATGTGGAGCGGGAGGAAGATGGAAGCGTCTCCCTCCAAGAATTGCGGAGGATCACTAGAGTGGCTTCACAATC TTCTCGACGGAAAAGATGGGATATTGTTGGGAAGCGTCTGTGGGCTGGAGGTACTGAGTCGGACATGTTCAATAAGCTGGAGAGTATAGCCCATTCAAAGAACCCGGCCACTCCTGTTCTAGGCTGCAGGATCAGCAGAGCACTGGAGCCCAATGCGGTTAAAGATGAG TTTATCACCAGCAGAGTGAACTGGGTGGTTCAGAGCTCTGCAGTGGACTACCTCCATCTGATGTTGGTGGTCATGAAGTGGCTCATTGAGGAGTATAACATTGATGGCCGCTTCTGCATCAGCATCCATGATGAGGTGCGGTACCTGGTCCGCAGTGAAGACTGTTACCGAGCAGCTCTGGCACTTCAAATCACAAACCTCCTTACAAG GAGTATGTTTGCTCATGCTTTAGGCATGCAGGACCTTCCCCAGTCTGTAGCCTTCTTCAGTGCAGTTGACATTGATCAGTGTTTGAGGAAGGAGGTCAACATGGACTGTGTGACTCCCTCTAACCCCACAGGTGTGGAACGAAAGTATGGTCTACCGCCTG GTGAGGCCTTGGACATCTACCAAATCATCGACATCACTAAAGGCTCTCTAAACAAAGGGAGATAG
- the polg gene encoding DNA polymerase subunit gamma-1 isoform X1: protein MLHVLRCPLKRTRISLQWMSLRGFCSTKPHILQGEDSTQTRLNPLNIQMLSKGLHEQIFRGLEPEYREEAVQRSIRHLQKHQLWGKDTSLLPDVDLKLPKMYGNDIDEHFCHLAQTQSLPYLEAATKLKLADLPPMPQEWSWEVGWTRYGPTGESQKVDFPDESALVFDVEVCTTEGQCPTLAVAVSPTNWYSWCSKRLIEERYSWSNHLTLADLIPLETPFNSARPPGGKWKERLIVGHNVSFDRAHIKEQYLLKLLYVCIRFHKGSKVRFMDTMSLHMAISGLTGFQRTLWMASKLGKKRGLQEVKEHIKKAGKKHKGPMIGSWDWVNISSINNLADVHALYVGGPPLQKEARETFVKGSMTDVRNNFQELMQYCALDVKATHEVFTEQLPLFMERCPHPVTLAGMLEMGVSYLPVNQNWGRYLEDSQDVYEELQREMKKSLMILADDACQLLENDRYKEDPWLWDLDWDVQEFKQKKVAASKKKGSKKADDKQIATPLPDWEEDPGPPSEEEMEGPRPSRLAVENLKETVNRLPKRRQHLPAHPGWYRKLCEKMSDDSWSPGASLISLQMRLTPKLMGLTWDGFPLHYTEKHGWGYLVPGRRDNLDSQEENAGPVCPHRAIESVYKEYCEQHSKERPDYLDSIPSDDLMLTDSTVWTKVEELSSLESQMEENALRMRKSAEKNKNRSTDPHYMKEGSHCHYHHGNGPYNDVDIPGCWFFKLPHKDGNHNNVGSPFSKDFLSKMEDGTLRAGRGGTNATRALEINKMMSFWRNAHKRISSQMVLWLRKVELPRSVSRHKDFDEEGQYGAILPQVVTAGTVTRRAVEPTWLTASNARRDRVGSELKAMVQVPPGYHLIGADVDSQELWIAAVLGEAHFAGMHGCTAFGWMTLQGKKSEGTDLHSRTADTVGISREHAKVFNYGRIYGAGQPFAERLLMQFNHRLSQTEAASKARQMYALTKGIRRYHLSEDGEWLVNELGIDVEREEDGSVSLQELRRITRVASQSSRRKRWDIVGKRLWAGGTESDMFNKLESIAHSKNPATPVLGCRISRALEPNAVKDEFITSRVNWVVQSSAVDYLHLMLVVMKWLIEEYNIDGRFCISIHDEVRYLVRSEDCYRAALALQITNLLTRSMFAHALGMQDLPQSVAFFSAVDIDQCLRKEVNMDCVTPSNPTGVERKYGLPPGEALDIYQIIDITKGSLNKGR from the exons atgctgcaTGTGTTACGCTGTCCTCTGAAGAGGACTCGTATCTCTTTACAATGGATGAGTCTACGTGGCTTCTGCTCCACCAAGCCTCACATACTTCAGGGCGAGGACTCCACACAAACCCGCCTGAACCCCCTTAACATCCAGATGCTGTCAAAAGGTCTTCACGAACAGATCTTTCGAGGGCTGGAGCCAGAATACAGAGAGGAGGCTGTACAGCGCAGCATAAGGCACTTACAGAAACACCAGCTGTGGGGAAAGGACACCTCACTGTTGCCCGATGTCGACCTGAAACTCCCCAAAATGTATGGCAATGACATTGACGAGCACTTCTGTCACTTGGCCCAGACACAGAGCCTTCCCTACCTTGAGGCTGCCACCAAGCTGAAACTGGCAGATCTACCACCCATGCCTCAGGAATGGAGCTGGGAGGTCGGCTGGACACGCTATGGGCCCACTGGGGAGAGTCAGAAAGTAGATTTTCCAGATGAGTCAGCTCTCGTGTTTGATGTGGAGGTGTGCACAACAGAGGGACAGTGTCCCACTCTGGCTGTTGCTGTTTCTCCAACCAACTG GTACTCATGGTGCAGTAAGCGTCTGATTGAAGAGCGATACTCCTGGTCAAACCACCTGACCCTTGCTGATCTCATTCCGCTAGAGACACCTTTCAACTCTGCTCGCCCTCCAGGGGGTAAATGGAAGGAGAGACTGATTGTGGGCCACAATGTCAGCTTTGACCGGGCTCACATTAAGGAGCAGTACCTATTAAAG cttttgtatgtttgtattcgCTTCCATAAGGGTTCAAAGGTGCGCTTCATGGACACCATGAGCCTTCACATGGCCATTTCAGGGCTAACCGGCTTCCAGCGCACACTGTGGATGGCCAGTAAGTTGGGTAAAAAGAGGGGTCTTCAGGAGGTCAAGGAACACATTAAGAAAGCTGGGAAGAAACACAAGGGCCCAATG ATCGGCTCCTGGGACTGGGTGAATATTAGCAGCATTAACAACCTGGCTGATGTCCATGCTCTGTATGTGGGAGGGCCGCCACTGCAGAAAGAAGCCAGAGAGACCTTTGTGAAGGGGAGCATGACGGATGTCAGAAACAATTTCCAG GAGTTAATGCAATACTGCGCCCTTGACGTTAAGGCCACACATGAGGTCTTCACAGAGCAGCTGCCCCTCTTCATGGAGAG GTGCCCTCATCCAGTGACGCTTGCAGGGATGCTGGAGATGGGTGTGAGCTACCTTCCTGTCAATCAAAACTGGGGGCGATACCTGGAAGATTCTCAAGATGTTTATGAAGAGCTTCAGAGAGAGATGAAGAAGTCTCTAATGATTCTAGCGGATGATGCATGTCAGCTTCTGGAGAATGACAG ATACAAAGAAGACCCCTGGCTTTGGGATCTTGATTGGGACGTGCAGGAGTTCAAGCAGAAGAAAGTTGCAGCCAGCAAGAAGAAAGGCTCCAAAAAAGCAGATGACAAACAAATCGCCACTCCTCTTCCAGACTGGGAGGAAG ACCCAGGTCCACCATCTGAAGAAGAGATGGAAGGCCCTCGCCCCAGCCGGCTAGCTGTTGAGAACCTAAAAGAAACAGTGAATCGACTTCCAAAGAGAAGGCAGCATCTACCTGCACATCCAGG GTGGTATCGTAAGCTGTGTGAGAAGATGTCTGACGACAGCTGGTCACCTGGAGCCAGTCTGATCAGCCTGCAAATGCGACTGACACCTAAACTGATGGGTTTGACTTGGGATGGTTTCCCCTTGCATTACACAGAGAAACACGGGTGGGGGTATCTGGTACCTGGACGCAGGGATAACCTTGATTCCCAGGAGGAAAACGCCGGGCCCGTGTGTCCCCACAG AGCTATTGAAagtgtgtacaaagagtactgTGAGCAGCATAGCAAGGAGCGACCGGACTATCTGGACTCAATCCCTTCAGATGACCTCATGTTAACAGACAGCACGGTGTGGACAAAG GTGGAGGAATTAAGTTCCCTGGAAAGCCAGATGGAGGAAAACGCCCTCAGAATGAGAAAAAGTGcagagaagaacaaaaacagg TCTACAGATCCACATTATATGAAAGAGGGGAGTCATTGCCATTATCACCATGGAAACGGCCCCTACAATGATGTCGATATACCAGGTTGCTGGTTTTTCAAATTACCTCATAAG GATGGCAATCACAACAATGTCGGCAGTCCGTTCTCCAAGGACTTCCTGTCCAAGATGGAGGATGGCACTCTGAGAGCAGGAAGAGGTGGCACCAATGCAACACGAGCTCTGGAAATCAACAAAATGATGTCTTTCTGGAGGAATGCCCATAAACGTATAAG TTCTCAGATGGTGCTGTGGCTCAGAAAAGTAGAGCTTCCCCGTTCTGTCAGCAg ACACAAAGATTTTGATGAGGAGGGCCAGTATGGTGCCATATTACCTCAGGTCGTTACTGCTGGAACGGTAACACGTAGAGCTGTGGAGCCGACGTGGTTGACTGCCAGTAATGCACGG CGGGATCGGGTAGGCAGTGAGCTAAAGGCCATGGTGCAGGTACCACCTGGATATCACCTGATAGGAGCAGATGTAGATTCACAAGAGTTGTGGATTGCCGCAGTGCTTGGAGAGGCTCACTTTGCAGGCATGCACG GTTGTACAGCATTTGGCTGGATGACCCTCCAGGGAAAAAAGAGTGAAGGCACTGACCTGCACAGCCGTACCGCTGATACTGTGGGCATCAGCCGAGAGCACGCAAAGGTGTTTAACTATGGACGCATATATGGCGCAGGGCAGCCCTTTGCTGAGAGGTTGCTCATGCAGTTCAACCACCGCCTCAGTCAGACAGAAGCTGCCAGTAAGGCCAGACAGATGTATGCCCTAACAAAAGGTATACGCAG ATATCATTTGTCAGAGGACGGCGAGTGGCTGGTGAATGAACTGGGTATAGATGTGGAGCGGGAGGAAGATGGAAGCGTCTCCCTCCAAGAATTGCGGAGGATCACTAGAGTGGCTTCACAATC TTCTCGACGGAAAAGATGGGATATTGTTGGGAAGCGTCTGTGGGCTGGAGGTACTGAGTCGGACATGTTCAATAAGCTGGAGAGTATAGCCCATTCAAAGAACCCGGCCACTCCTGTTCTAGGCTGCAGGATCAGCAGAGCACTGGAGCCCAATGCGGTTAAAGATGAG TTTATCACCAGCAGAGTGAACTGGGTGGTTCAGAGCTCTGCAGTGGACTACCTCCATCTGATGTTGGTGGTCATGAAGTGGCTCATTGAGGAGTATAACATTGATGGCCGCTTCTGCATCAGCATCCATGATGAGGTGCGGTACCTGGTCCGCAGTGAAGACTGTTACCGAGCAGCTCTGGCACTTCAAATCACAAACCTCCTTACAAG GAGTATGTTTGCTCATGCTTTAGGCATGCAGGACCTTCCCCAGTCTGTAGCCTTCTTCAGTGCAGTTGACATTGATCAGTGTTTGAGGAAGGAGGTCAACATGGACTGTGTGACTCCCTCTAACCCCACAGGTGTGGAACGAAAGTATGGTCTACCGCCTG GTGAGGCCTTGGACATCTACCAAATCATCGACATCACTAAAGGCTCTCTAAACAAAGGGAGATAG